The following is a genomic window from Gadus morhua chromosome 23, gadMor3.0, whole genome shotgun sequence.
TCTCACAATGACCATCATTCTGTAAGGAATGGTTGGACTCCCTGTACACACTCATGGACTACGTTGTCTCCGACACACCTCTCAAGCATGTTCCAATCGAAAGAAACACCCAACAAAAAGGGGCATTTTCACGCACTTTCCAGACTGTGGAAATGCTAATTGGTCTATAATTCATCTGAGGAAGATCATACCTGAGATCCTACCAATAGATTGAGTATATCAATGTGATTGCAAAACACTTTGTGACACAGGCACAATGTTCTTTTTATATGGTTGccttttttatgaaaaaaaatacaaattgacTTCCCACACAGTGACATACATAAGTACAACATTGTTATGTTCCAACTTTAAAAGGGTTTCTGCTATATTTAGTGGTAAGCTATTTTCACATTGCAGCAGCTATTTGCAAGGGTTTTAGACGCACAAAACACATTGTGAGCTGCAACAGAAACAAAGCCACTTTGTATTTCACATGAGACAAAATGTTAACACTCATGCAAAAGCAACATGTATTTCGGAGGCACAACCAACACTTGGCAAATCAGGTATTGCACTTCGttctccagcaaaaaaaaaaggtttttataGTCACTGGGGTCCATGTTAAAATTCAGCAAATTATCCCCAAAAAGAAATCCATTGgaattgttaagaaaaacaaAGTTCTCGGCAAAATTTGAAATAAAACATGGCACATCAGAGCTCCCTCACTTCACAGACCGTCTAGGACTCGTCGTCATCCGTTTGGATGATGTGGAACAGCGTGACGTTGAAGATCACCTGGTGGCCGTTGTTCCAGGCGTACAGCGCCCTCTCCCGGGCGTTGTAGTCCAGCATGGAGATGTGAAAGTACTGGTTGTGGAACGGTATGTTGGTGTACTCGTACGTGGAGGTCTTGGTGGAGTACGCGTAGTACACCTTGGCGCCCGACATGTGTGAGTTGGTGATATACAGCGTGCCGCAGATCATGAAGGCTTCGCCGGCGTTCCTCTTGGAGTACTCGGTGTTCCAGGTCTGCATCACGTGCAGCGTGTCGGGGTCGATCTGCGACACCACGATGTTGCCGGCGTTCTGGTTGGTGGCGTACACCGCCCACATGCCCAGCTCGTCCGCCATGACGTCGATGTCGGAGAAGCCGCCCCACGTGTACGGGTACATGTTGTGGAAGCCGGCGTACTCCAGCGCCCGTTGGGCCAGCACGCTGCCGCTGTCAAAGCTGTACTTGACGATGATGTTGCTCTGGTACTTGTTGTAGTACAGGGAGCCATTGTACACCATGTGGTTGGTCCCCTCCCACTTGAAGGGGAGGCTGTACGTGCGTGAGACCGCACCCGCCACAAAGTCCTCCATGCTCTTGTATTCACGCACAATCTTGCTGTTTGTGTAGCTGTCCATGTACCAaacctgcacccccccccccccaaggaaaaaaaaagatgaaagaagatGAATAGTGAAAACATAATCTTGACAACCGAccccccaaaaataaaagattATTTGCAACATAATCATCTGCATAACTATATGCAACACTGCAATAAATCAAAGAGCTTTAAAATCCCAACAGTGAGAATATTTTCCATTTagcttttgcacacacacacacacagacacacacacacacacacacacacacacacacacacacacacacacacacacacacaccacacaactcTGCAGCTTTAAATCGAGGCAGTCTTAGATGATGGTGATAAATCCTCTGCTAAGGCTGGAGACACAATGCCAGGTATTACCGGGCAGATCTGGGTAGTCATGGGGGACTCTTGTGGCGTTCATTTCTCACCCTGTTGCTTCTTGTTGTGGGGAGCGGGTCGGTCATCCAAGCCCCAAACCGGGTTCCAGATGTCTTTATGGTAGCCGGTCCGGTTATCTTCATCAATTTCCCACATGCTGTTAATAAAGAAGGGCAGCTCAGACCAGTGAAGTTATCTATATTTAGTTTAAGTCTTTATCACCAATttcgttttttcttttactactactactgataatattattaataataaatgtatagCAGGTAcctattatacataatatatcaATACCAAGCTACACTGAGATATTATTTTTGTTCACAAGCATCTACTCATCTCATTTTCATCTCAGGATTTCACTAACATAATTCCGCTAAtcatgtctttaatgatcataaTCTAGTTATTGGAAGCAGGTGTACTGAGTAATGAACCAGCTGTGCAGGAGCTGGGTATGGACAGAGTGCTGGCTAGGAAGGAGGGCAGAGGAAAGCATGCTGGTAAGGGCTCTTTGAAGAATTGGTCATGGTGCCATTGTTTAGTTTGGAGGTGATGTCAACTTCCCTAATAACACATCTTGCAAATATAATGAATTAATCTAAATGTGTGATATCTTGATCCCCTGGTGTGAAAGTTGTTTTAGCAGATTAAAGGAAAAGCCCAAAATATTGTGTATTAAACATCCACTACACAACATAGTAATGTTCTGCcaattgtcttcaaaacataTTAAATCATCTATGTCATACTTTGCCTCTTTAGGGTTTACAGGAATATtctgtgcattcatgtgtgctTTACTCTGTCCGACTCATGCTCACAATCCATAACTGATCACATTCCTACCGTCTGAGTCATGCCTGTGTATAACGTCTGCAGTGAACACTTTcaattcaaatcaaatcaattcagGGATTGAAATTCCTGACATACCATTTTTAATATAtcgatatatagatatacttAAACATATACATGTAAACATATACACATTAAGGAGTCTACCCTGCTTCCTTGAAATGATCTCTGGACTTGAATAGATATTTTTCCACAAAAGGCAAATACATCTACATCTACAGCTACATCTATTCTGTGTGGAGGCTGTCAGCATTCACTTTGGCAGTACTGCCACATTTTTCACACAGATATAAATGTGATGGTCACGTCACTATCACACTATCAGAGTCTAGAGGACCTGGTCGTCCCCAGGGCCGGGGGCTTGGAGGGGACACTCACTGAGCTTGCCCATGCAGCGGCGCAGCTGTCCGTCCAGCCGCAGCACGCGCTGGTACAGCTGGTCGTAGTCGTAGTcgcccagctcctcctggaTGGAGGTGAGCACCGCAGACAGGTTCCTGATCTCCTCCTTGAAGTGGGAGATGAGAGCAGCGTCCGTCTTGTACTGCTCCAGGACAGGGATCAGCGgcttcagctcctccatcttctccttcagctcctgcagggagggggtgtgggggagggagggagggagggagggagttagggggagggagggagggggatggggagggagggagttagggggagggagggagggagggagttaaggggagggtgggagagggatggggagggagggagggagttagggggaagggagggagagggatggggagggagggagagggatggggagggagtgtggggaagggagggagttagggggagggagggagagggatggggagggagtgtggggaagggagggagttagggggagggagggagagggatggggagggagggagggagtgagggagttagggggagggagggagagggatggggagggagtgtggggaagggagggagttagggggagggagggagggggatggggagggagggagggagttagggggagggagggagggatggagtgggagggagggattgaggggggtggagggattgaggggagtggagggatagggtgggagggagggagggatgaatgGAGGGACGgagttggagggagggagttagggggggagggcgggagagagtaggggaggagaaagagagatatataATAACATTCACAAAGGCACATCATTAATACGATGTGCCTGAGAGAAGGGGGGAagaggtggatggatggatgggtgggtggatgggtgggtggatgcAGGGGTGGTTGGGTAGTTGGGGGCATGGAGGGGTggtccggcggggggggggtggatggaggagtgggtaggtgggtgtgggggtggtggaAGGGTGGGAGGTTGGAGAGGTGTTTGGGTAGTTTGATGAGTGGGTGGATTATATAACTtcaatatttgtattaataGATCATTAGTCCACTTTGTTTAAAAAACTGAACAATTGTTCATGATTATAATACGAGTTATTTTTGTCAAGAGGACAAGAGCATGTTTTACCAGGCATAATATTGGTATAAACATATCATAATTAGTTTGCGGATGATGAATCTTCATCCATAGCCGCACA
Proteins encoded in this region:
- the olfm3a gene encoding noelin-3a; this translates as MRVLLSVIYPVLLLTVFGLYPSMTIGPKEGWQVYSSAQDADGRCICTVVAPEQSLCSRDAKSRQLRQLLEKVQNMSQSIEVLNLRTQRDFQYVIKMENQMKGLRTKFKQIEDDRKSVMARNFQELKEKMEELKPLIPVLEQYKTDAALISHFKEEIRNLSAVLTSIQEELGDYDYDQLYQRVLRLDGQLRRCMGKLTCGKLMKITGPATIKTSGTRFGAWMTDPLPTTRSNRVWYMDSYTNSKIVREYKSMEDFVAGAVSRTYSLPFKWEGTNHMVYNGSLYYNKYQSNIIVKYSFDSGSVLAQRALEYAGFHNMYPYTWGGFSDIDVMADELGMWAVYATNQNAGNIVVSQIDPDTLHVMQTWNTEYSKRNAGEAFMICGTLYITNSHMSGAKVYYAYSTKTSTYEYTNIPFHNQYFHISMLDYNARERALYAWNNGHQVIFNVTLFHIIQTDDDES